A genome region from Paenibacillus pabuli includes the following:
- a CDS encoding ABC transporter permease: MKRTSWVHLYKILIRTSIRSRMQYKFNFILASILAALIQISEFLMVALVLHRFGAIKGWSLHEIGYLFAIMTLSKTLYRTFGNEVHHLEKYLVGGELDQLLTRPMPVLLALLPQNFRIMIGEVLQGGFILCWSLAGMMHSGQIGWTVIPLSLLIILTGAIILFSIGLATATLGFWTTRIEELQTITEDAARTAAQYPLTLYPKWMSGILLTVIPVGFVNYIPSLYLLRGQGGAWVLAAIAAVAVLCLAASLRFWKYGITKYQSTGS; encoded by the coding sequence ATGAAACGAACTTCCTGGGTCCATTTATATAAAATACTGATTCGAACGAGCATCCGCAGCCGGATGCAGTATAAGTTTAATTTCATATTGGCATCCATCCTGGCCGCACTGATTCAAATCTCCGAGTTTCTCATGGTTGCTCTGGTGCTGCATCGATTCGGTGCAATTAAGGGCTGGTCTCTCCATGAGATCGGCTATCTGTTCGCAATCATGACATTATCCAAGACGCTGTACCGTACGTTCGGGAACGAGGTTCATCATCTGGAAAAATATTTGGTCGGCGGCGAACTGGATCAACTGTTGACACGACCTATGCCTGTCCTGCTCGCACTGCTGCCGCAGAATTTCCGCATTATGATTGGCGAAGTGCTTCAGGGCGGATTTATTCTATGCTGGTCTCTGGCGGGTATGATGCACAGCGGGCAGATCGGCTGGACGGTCATTCCTCTCTCCCTGCTGATTATTCTGACCGGAGCCATCATCCTCTTCTCTATAGGGCTGGCTACAGCGACACTGGGGTTCTGGACTACACGCATTGAGGAACTGCAGACCATTACAGAAGATGCAGCCCGTACGGCTGCTCAATATCCGCTAACGTTATACCCCAAGTGGATGTCCGGCATTCTGCTGACCGTCATTCCGGTTGGATTCGTCAACTATATCCCCTCCCTTTATCTGCTGCGGGGTCAAGGAGGAGCGTGGGTGCTTGCGGCGATTGCGGCTGTTGCCGTTCTGTGTCTGGCCGCCAGTCTGCGCTTCTGGAAATACGGTATCACCAAATATCAAAGCACGGGAAGCTAA
- a CDS encoding ABC transporter permease, with protein MLYLTLASKAYARNLQYRGAHMVHNLASAMFGYMYACLWIGIGADHSLGEYGTQGMVSYIAFTQSSLWISGFLTNGLGIPLTVRTGQIALDLMRPVHLFTHLMAREWGQIAYQFVYKSIPIYLLFSIVFSLQWPTEASTLLFAALGLAGASYLSICMNYIIGVTAIWTTESSWLHWGNHALMNLLAGFFIPLEWLPEWLERLAWLSPYPFLLYVPTRIYLGFEDGSLLWGTLLWCALMTLICLVITRVMRRKVEVQGG; from the coding sequence ATGCTTTATCTCACGCTGGCTTCCAAAGCCTACGCCCGGAATCTGCAATATCGCGGGGCACACATGGTACATAACCTGGCAAGCGCCATGTTCGGTTACATGTATGCCTGCCTATGGATCGGCATCGGGGCCGATCACTCTCTCGGGGAATACGGGACACAGGGGATGGTCAGTTACATTGCGTTTACGCAATCCTCTCTCTGGATCTCAGGTTTCCTCACCAACGGACTCGGAATCCCCCTTACGGTCAGGACAGGACAGATCGCGCTGGATCTTATGAGGCCGGTGCATCTGTTTACTCACCTTATGGCACGCGAATGGGGACAGATTGCCTACCAGTTCGTGTACAAAAGCATTCCGATCTACCTGCTGTTCTCCATCGTTTTTTCCCTGCAATGGCCCACAGAAGCTTCAACCCTGTTATTTGCCGCGCTTGGTCTTGCCGGCGCATCCTACTTATCCATCTGCATGAATTACATTATTGGGGTCACTGCAATATGGACGACCGAATCATCCTGGCTTCACTGGGGCAATCACGCCCTGATGAATTTGCTGGCTGGTTTCTTCATCCCGCTCGAATGGCTGCCTGAGTGGCTGGAACGTCTGGCCTGGTTATCACCCTATCCTTTCCTGCTCTATGTTCCTACCCGAATCTATCTCGGTTTTGAAGATGGCTCCTTGCTCTGGGGAACCTTGCTTTGGTGTGCTCTAATGACCCTGATCTGTCTGGTCATCACCCGTGTGATGCGCCGTAAAGTGGAGGTGCAGGGCGGATGA
- a CDS encoding DegV family protein, with protein MKKIAWVTDSTSTLDPLFAEQNHVYIVPLRVVLGEECYRETEDISSEQFYEKLAEAPRASSSQPPIGEFIELYESLKGQYDEIITIHCSTALSGTLHTSMQAAEIAGVSITAIDSRAGAYPLREMILQGVKKQKQGCTVSEIKIHIEQMMDNMSFYLIPASLQHLHRSGRVSGTQLVLSQLLKIHLLLRFEEGKVVVNEKIRTFKRAKQRMLEVLKVDVEKVKHVCIMHADNQEEAITIKQQIADLLPRLKTEIMPFIPVVGIHAGAGTIGLCWIRSETI; from the coding sequence ATGAAAAAAATTGCATGGGTTACCGACAGTACCAGCACACTCGATCCACTGTTTGCAGAGCAAAATCACGTATACATTGTACCGCTGCGCGTCGTATTAGGAGAGGAATGCTATCGGGAGACCGAGGACATCTCATCAGAACAGTTCTATGAAAAGCTTGCGGAGGCTCCAAGGGCAAGCAGTTCTCAGCCGCCTATAGGTGAGTTTATTGAACTGTATGAATCGCTAAAAGGTCAGTATGACGAGATTATCACCATTCACTGCTCAACTGCGCTTAGCGGGACGCTGCATACCTCAATGCAGGCGGCAGAGATTGCTGGAGTATCGATAACTGCAATTGATTCCAGAGCGGGGGCATATCCGCTGCGGGAGATGATTTTGCAAGGTGTGAAAAAGCAGAAACAGGGATGTACAGTATCTGAAATCAAGATTCACATTGAACAGATGATGGATAATATGTCCTTTTACCTCATTCCGGCCAGTCTTCAGCACCTTCACCGCAGTGGGCGCGTGTCAGGCACACAGCTTGTACTCAGCCAATTGTTGAAAATTCACCTGCTCTTACGATTTGAAGAGGGGAAGGTCGTTGTAAACGAGAAGATTCGTACCTTCAAGCGAGCCAAACAGCGAATGTTGGAGGTGCTGAAGGTAGACGTGGAAAAAGTAAAACATGTGTGTATCATGCACGCTGATAATCAGGAAGAAGCAATCACGATCAAGCAGCAAATTGCCGATCTGCTTCCACGGCTGAAGACTGAAATTATGCCTTTTATCCCTGTGGTAGGCATTCATGCAGGCGCAGGTACGATTGGGCTGTGCTGGATACGAAGCGAGACAATATAA
- a CDS encoding response regulator transcription factor produces the protein MSSHRLLLVEDDRSISEMVGPYLEKEGYNVTYAYDGLEAEHKFQQAQPAYDLVILDLMLPHRSGMDVLQTIRAASLVPVLILSAKDGEVDKAFGLGFGADDYLSKPFSLIELTARIKAAIRRANYTVQPVNTTAAKDQRIEIGGLVVDMDTYEVEREGVPVRLTSKEFGILKLFVTHPGRVFTKAQIYTSVWNDPYYGDENIINVHMRRLREKIETDPSAPQYIKTLWGIGYKLEVEPK, from the coding sequence GTGTCAAGTCACCGTTTGCTGCTCGTAGAAGATGATCGTTCGATTAGTGAGATGGTTGGGCCATATTTGGAGAAAGAGGGCTACAACGTCACGTATGCATATGACGGATTAGAGGCAGAGCACAAGTTCCAGCAAGCACAGCCTGCTTATGATCTTGTCATACTGGACCTCATGCTGCCGCACCGAAGCGGCATGGACGTACTGCAGACCATCAGAGCTGCCAGTCTTGTCCCTGTATTAATACTATCCGCGAAGGATGGGGAAGTGGACAAGGCATTCGGGCTAGGTTTTGGTGCAGACGACTATCTGAGCAAGCCATTCTCCCTAATCGAATTGACTGCGCGAATCAAGGCGGCGATTCGTCGTGCCAACTATACGGTACAGCCTGTCAATACGACAGCAGCCAAGGATCAGCGTATTGAAATTGGCGGGCTGGTGGTCGATATGGACACCTATGAGGTGGAGCGGGAAGGTGTCCCTGTAAGACTGACATCCAAGGAATTTGGCATTCTTAAGTTGTTTGTTACGCATCCTGGCAGAGTGTTTACGAAGGCACAGATCTATACGTCAGTGTGGAACGATCCGTATTATGGGGACGAAAATATCATTAACGTACATATGCGCCGTCTGCGCGAAAAGATTGAGACGGATCCATCGGCACCACAGTATATCAAAACGTTGTGGGGTATCGGTTATAAGCTGGAGGTGGAACCCAAGTGA
- a CDS encoding sensor histidine kinase gives MVVISLAVKLNKRSRQLSYIHQKLGGILGEGTYERLLVFSSDAQIRLLLGDINELLDYAHRTGARYANQEKEIRNMLSNISHDLKTPLTVVMGYSETLLHSSSLTDQEREVMIRKIQDKAQEVLRLIHSFFDLAKLESGDTELALTRVNLSELCRVKMLSFYEMLTNQGLQVELSIPEGDLFVTGNVDALDRVLDNLITNAMRYGADGKVLGLLLEQPNSGEVMLQIWDRGKGIPEREHDRVFERMYTLEDSRNRLYHGSGLGLTITKRLVERMGGRIELRSVPYERTSFTISLKSR, from the coding sequence ATGGTTGTCATCTCACTTGCCGTGAAGCTGAATAAACGCAGCCGGCAATTATCATATATTCATCAGAAGCTGGGAGGCATTCTGGGTGAGGGCACATATGAGCGTCTGCTGGTCTTTAGCAGCGATGCCCAGATTCGCCTGCTGCTGGGGGATATCAACGAATTGCTGGATTACGCACACCGGACTGGTGCACGATATGCCAATCAGGAGAAAGAAATCCGCAATATGCTCTCCAACATTTCACACGATTTGAAGACCCCTCTCACGGTAGTCATGGGCTACAGTGAAACACTGCTCCATAGTTCTTCATTAACCGATCAGGAACGGGAAGTCATGATCCGCAAGATTCAGGATAAAGCGCAGGAGGTGCTGCGTCTGATTCATTCCTTTTTTGATCTGGCGAAGCTGGAGTCTGGGGATACCGAACTTGCCTTGACTCGGGTAAATCTTAGTGAATTATGCAGGGTGAAGATGCTTTCCTTTTATGAAATGTTAACGAATCAGGGTCTGCAAGTGGAGCTGTCTATTCCGGAAGGGGATTTGTTCGTGACTGGCAATGTGGATGCACTTGACCGGGTGCTGGATAATCTGATTACCAATGCGATGCGATATGGTGCGGATGGTAAGGTATTGGGCCTTTTGCTTGAACAACCGAATAGCGGGGAGGTCATGCTGCAAATCTGGGACAGGGGCAAAGGCATTCCGGAAAGGGAACACGACCGTGTCTTTGAGCGAATGTATACGCTGGAGGATTCCCGTAACCGTCTCTATCATGGAAGTGGGCTTGGCCTCACCATCACGAAGCGACTTGTCGAACGGATGGGGGGACGCATTGAGCTGCGCAGTGTACCATATGAGCGGACTTCATTTACAATCTCTCTAAAATCTCGTTAG
- a CDS encoding ABC transporter ATP-binding protein: MTYIARTIGVTKTYAGTEVVSNVNMNIKQGEIYGFLGPNGAGKTTIMKMLTNLVKPTVGEIELFGEKLTPSSYEVLKRIGSIIEYPFFYDRLSARDNLELHCEYMGFHNKKVIDQMMESVGLKNTDNKPVRDFSLGMRQRLGIARALITTPEFLILDEPINGLDPVGIKEMRDLFKRLSTEYRITLLISSHILGEIEQIADTVGVIRGGRLVEEVSMESIRGTQSEYIELQVIDARKTIYVIEHQLALSNYKLVDERTVRIYDPGVAPSELTGRLVQYGIEIESIFKRSHSLEEHFLNLVKGDGDVA; the protein is encoded by the coding sequence ATGACATATATTGCACGCACCATCGGTGTGACCAAAACCTACGCAGGTACGGAGGTCGTATCCAACGTCAATATGAATATCAAGCAAGGTGAAATATACGGATTTTTAGGACCGAACGGAGCCGGGAAAACGACCATTATGAAAATGTTGACCAACCTGGTCAAGCCCACCGTAGGGGAAATTGAATTGTTCGGTGAGAAGCTTACCCCTAGCTCTTATGAAGTACTGAAGCGAATAGGCAGCATCATCGAATATCCTTTTTTCTACGATAGACTTTCCGCTAGGGATAACCTGGAGCTCCACTGTGAGTATATGGGGTTTCATAATAAAAAGGTTATTGATCAGATGATGGAGAGTGTAGGACTGAAAAATACAGACAATAAACCCGTACGTGATTTCTCTCTCGGTATGAGACAGCGGCTGGGCATTGCTCGGGCACTGATTACCACGCCTGAATTCCTCATTCTCGACGAACCCATCAACGGACTGGACCCTGTTGGAATCAAGGAAATGCGAGACCTGTTCAAACGCCTCAGTACGGAGTATAGAATTACTCTGCTCATCTCCAGTCACATTCTGGGCGAGATTGAGCAAATTGCCGATACGGTAGGGGTGATTCGTGGTGGTCGCCTGGTAGAAGAAGTGTCCATGGAGAGCATTCGCGGCACTCAGAGCGAATACATTGAGCTGCAGGTGATTGATGCCCGCAAGACGATCTATGTCATTGAGCATCAGCTTGCTTTGAGTAACTATAAGTTGGTCGATGAACGTACAGTTCGCATATACGACCCCGGTGTGGCTCCATCCGAATTGACGGGCCGACTGGTTCAGTACGGGATCGAAATTGAATCTATTTTCAAGCGGTCTCATTCACTGGAGGAGCATTTTTTAAACCTTGTGAAGGGGGATGGGGACGTTGCTTAA
- a CDS encoding ABC transporter permease, producing MLKLILLEMRKHQFARFFGYAAIANVGILLFLLMIGLVDWGAEDYAFMTFPLSFMLIDTISRATFIIFAGALLSKLVISEYKNKMMNVMFTYPIKRHKIIAAKLIIVFLFTFFMIMFTNLLMGAILLTTNQFYPFIANELTGNEALQLLIKYTISSLSAAAMALIPLLFGMRKHSATTTLVSSIFLVLVVCSGVNGPSVSINSIIVIPLTLGAIGLWIASLSMVRLETKDVN from the coding sequence TTGCTTAAACTTATTTTATTGGAAATGCGTAAGCATCAATTTGCCCGGTTTTTCGGATACGCAGCAATTGCCAATGTGGGTATCCTCCTGTTCCTGCTTATGATCGGCTTGGTGGACTGGGGAGCTGAGGATTATGCCTTTATGACCTTTCCCCTCTCGTTTATGTTGATTGACACAATTTCACGGGCTACCTTTATCATCTTTGCAGGTGCCTTATTATCAAAACTGGTCATTAGCGAATATAAAAATAAAATGATGAATGTGATGTTTACTTATCCAATCAAACGTCACAAAATTATTGCAGCGAAGCTGATCATTGTGTTTCTGTTCACCTTTTTCATGATTATGTTCACCAATTTGCTCATGGGGGCAATCCTGCTGACGACAAATCAGTTCTATCCTTTCATTGCCAACGAACTGACGGGTAATGAAGCGCTTCAACTGCTGATCAAATACACGATTAGTTCGCTGTCCGCTGCTGCGATGGCATTAATCCCTCTGTTGTTTGGCATGAGGAAACACTCAGCCACGACAACATTGGTATCCTCCATTTTCCTGGTTCTCGTGGTATGTTCCGGTGTTAATGGACCGAGTGTTTCCATCAATTCGATTATCGTAATTCCATTAACTCTGGGCGCTATCGGCCTTTGGATCGCTTCCTTGTCCATGGTGAGACTGGAGACAAAAGATGTGAACTGA
- the thiD gene encoding bifunctional hydroxymethylpyrimidine kinase/phosphomethylpyrimidine kinase, with amino-acid sequence MTIPKTLTIAGSDTSGGAGIQADLKTFQELGVYGMTVLTTVVAMEPETWDHQVFPVALDVVEAQLRTVLDGIGFDAMKTGMLGSVDIIELVAKHVRRSGLPQIVIDPVMVCKGTDEVLQPENTEAMIEFLLPGADLVTPNLFEASQLAKSGPIRSKEQMEAAAAVIHNHGAKHVLIKDRGVITPGKAMDLLYDGKNYEWYEADVVGSGYTHGAGCTTSAAITAGLARGLSVKEAVREGKAFITQAIAGGFPLNRFVGPTLHAAHRLEQQR; translated from the coding sequence ATGACGATTCCAAAAACATTGACAATAGCCGGCTCGGATACGAGCGGCGGTGCAGGAATTCAAGCTGATTTGAAAACATTCCAGGAGCTTGGTGTATACGGTATGACCGTACTAACTACGGTTGTGGCGATGGAGCCTGAAACGTGGGACCATCAGGTTTTCCCTGTGGCTCTGGATGTAGTGGAAGCACAGCTCCGTACCGTTTTGGACGGGATCGGGTTTGATGCGATGAAGACGGGGATGCTGGGTTCCGTAGATATTATTGAACTGGTTGCGAAGCATGTTCGCCGCAGTGGCCTTCCGCAGATCGTAATCGATCCGGTAATGGTCTGCAAAGGTACAGATGAAGTGCTGCAGCCTGAAAATACGGAAGCAATGATTGAATTTTTGCTGCCGGGTGCTGACCTTGTGACTCCTAACTTGTTTGAAGCTTCCCAACTGGCTAAGAGCGGACCGATCCGTTCCAAAGAACAGATGGAAGCTGCTGCTGCTGTAATTCACAACCATGGGGCGAAGCATGTTCTGATCAAGGACAGAGGTGTGATTACCCCTGGCAAAGCGATGGATCTTCTCTATGATGGCAAAAACTACGAATGGTATGAGGCCGATGTTGTTGGTTCCGGTTATACGCATGGGGCGGGTTGTACAACCTCTGCAGCGATTACCGCTGGTTTGGCGCGCGGTTTATCGGTAAAAGAGGCTGTACGTGAAGGCAAAGCCTTCATTACTCAAGCGATTGCTGGCGGATTCCCGCTTAATCGTTTTGTTGGCCCGACGTTGCACGCGGCACACCGCTTGGAGCAACAACGCTAA
- a CDS encoding response regulator transcription factor, with product MVRTVLLVEDESRIREIVADYFIKEQWNVIEAEHGIEALQLLDLHEVDLVILDVLMPEMDGWTLCGHIRSQSTVPIIMLTARSEDDDKIHGFNLGVDDYVTKPFSPRVLVARAETLMKRVEGAISREQGVIRFGHALLDPWARRLEKDGVEVELAPKEYELLLYLARNQGIVLSRDAILNRVWGYDFDGDSRVVDTHIKKLRSKLGDEAKCIRTVIGTGYRFEAEA from the coding sequence ATGGTGAGAACAGTGCTTCTCGTGGAAGACGAAAGCCGCATTCGTGAAATTGTGGCCGATTATTTTATAAAGGAACAATGGAATGTAATCGAGGCAGAGCATGGAATTGAAGCCCTCCAATTGCTGGATCTGCATGAAGTGGATCTGGTCATTCTGGATGTACTGATGCCTGAAATGGATGGATGGACGCTGTGTGGGCATATTCGGTCACAATCCACCGTACCTATTATAATGCTGACCGCAAGGTCTGAAGATGATGATAAGATCCATGGATTTAACCTTGGTGTGGATGACTATGTTACGAAGCCGTTCAGCCCTCGTGTGCTGGTTGCGCGTGCGGAGACGTTAATGAAGCGAGTCGAAGGTGCGATCAGCAGGGAACAGGGTGTGATCCGGTTTGGTCACGCATTGCTTGATCCTTGGGCGAGACGACTGGAGAAGGACGGAGTAGAGGTAGAGCTTGCTCCCAAAGAATATGAGTTGCTGCTCTACCTGGCACGTAATCAGGGAATCGTTCTATCCCGGGACGCCATCCTCAACCGGGTCTGGGGATACGACTTTGATGGTGATTCCCGTGTTGTGGATACACACATCAAGAAGCTGCGCAGCAAACTAGGAGATGAAGCCAAGTGTATCCGGACAGTCATTGGCACGGGATATCGATTCGAGGCTGAGGCATGA
- a CDS encoding sensor histidine kinase has translation MRRNGVTMKLFLVMAGFLLLLYGTSVTAQLVWFPDFYQHQKISSMKKKLAKFEQQYSSGHWDSVQLAKETGKFMRQNQSHLVILTSTGKLVNDPFHITLLREDGSQVKVSLSLFINSENAGWIATHLKYGQELTVIGPASGLNEPMVYPLKIQDTNSAARGTEDFQELSEPVQEWSGVLTEVVLPNLGTWSQRQGLLVQALNSRFPLSTEDQLSLANGKMLNEEWTDSWSGVRNVITIAPVHKNGPQQQLIFSLTSLQEMREANEATRLFYAYFGMGAFVLILFLSLLLSRIVTKPLLALNHVAKKMSTLDFSVKSPIKRNDEIGSLSDSLNALSTTLGQTLEELRQANRQMRTDMEMKQRIEQRQREFFADASHELKTPISIIKGYSEGLKDGVSENKRERYIEIIADEAVKMETMVEEMLDLVRLESQAIKLNTGAVVLGDMIEEIAGRLGPQLKEKGLEIVLVSTTEQTVEGDRSKLEQVIYNMMMNAIRHALPQTDIMIEISRLEGQVRISIENKGEGISEAERQYIWERFYRVERSRNRKMGGTGLGLAIAKQILDLHGCSYGVENTPDGVRFYIIFPNA, from the coding sequence ATGAGACGTAATGGCGTAACGATGAAGCTATTTCTGGTTATGGCTGGTTTTCTGCTTCTCTTATACGGAACATCGGTGACTGCCCAGTTGGTCTGGTTTCCGGACTTTTACCAGCATCAGAAGATCAGCAGCATGAAGAAAAAACTGGCGAAATTTGAACAGCAGTATTCCAGCGGACATTGGGATAGTGTACAACTGGCCAAGGAAACCGGAAAGTTTATGCGTCAGAATCAATCGCATCTGGTGATTTTGACAAGCACGGGCAAACTGGTCAACGATCCGTTTCACATTACGCTGCTCCGCGAGGATGGCAGTCAGGTAAAGGTCTCACTATCCCTGTTCATCAATAGTGAGAACGCGGGCTGGATTGCCACTCACCTGAAGTATGGTCAGGAGCTGACTGTTATCGGTCCGGCCAGCGGATTAAACGAACCGATGGTCTATCCGTTGAAGATCCAGGACACCAATTCTGCTGCCCGTGGTACGGAGGATTTTCAGGAGCTCTCTGAGCCGGTTCAGGAATGGTCTGGTGTATTGACTGAAGTGGTGCTTCCCAATTTGGGAACATGGAGTCAGAGACAGGGACTGCTTGTGCAGGCACTGAACAGCCGCTTCCCGCTCTCAACGGAGGACCAGCTCAGTTTGGCGAACGGCAAGATGCTTAATGAAGAATGGACGGATAGCTGGAGCGGTGTTCGGAACGTGATTACCATTGCCCCAGTCCACAAAAACGGGCCGCAGCAGCAGCTTATTTTCTCCCTGACTTCCCTGCAGGAGATGCGGGAAGCGAATGAAGCAACACGTTTGTTCTATGCATACTTTGGTATGGGTGCGTTTGTGCTGATTCTGTTTCTTTCCCTGTTATTGTCCAGAATTGTCACGAAACCTTTGCTTGCGCTGAACCATGTGGCCAAAAAAATGTCGACGCTTGATTTCTCCGTGAAATCACCGATCAAACGCAATGATGAAATTGGCAGTTTGTCCGATAGCTTGAATGCTCTATCAACCACATTGGGGCAGACGCTGGAGGAACTCAGGCAGGCAAATCGTCAAATGCGGACCGATATGGAGATGAAGCAGCGGATTGAGCAGCGGCAGCGTGAATTTTTTGCCGATGCATCGCATGAACTCAAAACGCCCATCAGTATCATCAAGGGATATTCCGAAGGATTGAAGGATGGGGTCAGCGAGAACAAGCGCGAGCGTTACATTGAGATCATTGCCGATGAAGCAGTCAAAATGGAAACGATGGTTGAAGAAATGCTGGATCTCGTTAGGCTCGAATCCCAGGCCATCAAGCTGAATACTGGTGCAGTTGTCCTTGGAGACATGATCGAGGAGATTGCCGGGCGTCTCGGCCCGCAGCTGAAGGAAAAAGGGCTCGAAATCGTGCTTGTCTCCACCACAGAGCAGACCGTTGAAGGAGATCGAAGCAAGCTGGAGCAAGTGATTTATAACATGATGATGAATGCTATACGTCATGCGCTGCCGCAGACCGATATAATGATTGAGATCAGCAGACTGGAAGGACAGGTAAGAATCTCCATCGAGAATAAAGGCGAAGGGATCTCGGAAGCTGAACGCCAGTATATCTGGGAGAGATTTTATCGGGTAGAGCGATCACGTAATCGCAAAATGGGAGGAACCGGGCTGGGCCTAGCCATAGCGAAGCAGATTCTGGATCTGCACGGATGCAGTTATGGAGTGGAGAACACGCCGGACGGAGTCCGCTTCTATATTATTTTTCCTAATGCTTAG
- the pssA gene encoding CDP-diacylglycerol--serine O-phosphatidyltransferase, which translates to MKSLPSILTLGNLTSGMLAVIMAIHGEFALAVTMIWVAMFFDLFDGFAARKLHCEGEFGKALDSLADVISFGTAPVLILYLNSMNEVSVLGMALTALFPVCGALRLARYNCQKTATTGFVGMPITFAGGLMSFFALWSPYFTHGVAYLVIVVLSGLMVSQIRFPSLKQVLAPHEKDIVEPK; encoded by the coding sequence ATGAAATCTTTACCGTCCATTTTAACGTTGGGCAATTTAACTTCTGGCATGCTCGCAGTCATTATGGCCATTCATGGTGAGTTCGCTCTGGCCGTGACGATGATTTGGGTTGCCATGTTCTTTGACCTGTTTGACGGCTTTGCCGCACGGAAATTGCATTGTGAGGGGGAGTTCGGCAAGGCGCTGGATTCCCTGGCGGATGTCATTTCCTTCGGAACAGCCCCGGTGCTGATTCTGTATCTGAATTCTATGAACGAAGTGAGTGTGCTTGGCATGGCATTGACGGCATTGTTCCCGGTATGTGGCGCCTTGCGTCTGGCCCGTTACAACTGCCAGAAGACAGCAACCACGGGATTTGTGGGAATGCCAATCACGTTCGCAGGTGGATTGATGTCCTTTTTCGCGCTCTGGAGTCCTTATTTCACCCATGGTGTAGCCTATCTTGTTATCGTTGTATTATCCGGTCTAATGGTCAGCCAAATTCGATTCCCATCTCTGAAACAGGTGTTGGCGCCTCATGAGAAGGACATCGTGGAACCGAAATAA
- a CDS encoding DedA family protein produces the protein MEIAKEFIGQYGYFAIYGLLALGVIGMPIPDEVMMTFVGYLASISVLNYSVSIIVSFGGAFTGGLLSYAIGKKAGRPLVVKYGKWVGVNPKRLGRVEGWFLKYGYWSIILGYFIPGIRHLMCCFSGISRMAIGKYVLISGIGAFIWCVVFISIGFYVGVLT, from the coding sequence ATGGAAATTGCTAAAGAGTTTATTGGTCAATATGGGTATTTCGCAATCTATGGATTGCTCGCTCTGGGTGTCATTGGCATGCCCATTCCGGATGAGGTGATGATGACCTTTGTCGGTTATCTCGCCTCCATCTCGGTCCTTAACTATTCCGTTTCGATCATTGTCAGCTTTGGTGGTGCATTTACGGGAGGACTGCTCAGCTATGCGATTGGCAAAAAGGCAGGCAGACCTCTCGTCGTAAAGTATGGCAAGTGGGTAGGGGTGAACCCCAAGCGGCTGGGGAGGGTGGAGGGCTGGTTCCTGAAGTATGGGTACTGGTCCATTATCCTCGGATACTTTATTCCAGGCATTCGTCATCTGATGTGCTGCTTCTCGGGCATTAGCCGTATGGCCATCGGAAAATATGTACTGATCTCCGGGATCGGGGCATTCATCTGGTGCGTTGTGTTTATATCAATCGGTTTTTACGTTGGTGTGTTAACTTAA